The Saccharothrix violaceirubra genome segment GTGTCCCAGACGCCGACCAGGCCGGGCGCATGAGCGATCTCGACGCAGTTGTTCGCGCCGAAGCTTCGACGCGGCTTCCGACCCTCACCCCATCTGACGCTGTCCTCGCTGGCCACTGGCTTCCTCCGTCATTCGAGCCGCTGGATGAGCCTCCGTACGATCGTCGCAGACTCGTCGGCCGATGCGGCGAGGGTCCACAGTTTTTCGAACTTCGCTTCGTACACTGCGACTTCAGATGGTTCATGCAGGTAGGTCGCGGTTGTCGCACCTTCGAGGTAAACGCGGGACGTGGCGAGCGCCGACAGGTGCAGTGTCGTGAAACCGACACCGATCATCTGGTAGAGGCCCCGCTCGAACGGGAGAATCCGTACCTCGGCGGTCGGTCGTGGCCGGATCAGGTTCTCCAACTGTCCGTGTGCTTCGTGGACCTCGGGCGGGAGCCTGTGCAGGGCGGCTTCACCGAGGACCACCCGGACCCGAGGCGGGTTCGGGCGATCCAGCAGTTCGCCGCGGGACAGGCGTTCGGCGACCCGCTCGTCCAGGTGGTCGGCATCGCCCAGCCCGAGCAGCGCTCGGGCGTAGCCCTCGGTCTGGAGGATCGCGGGGATCAGTTCCGCGTCGTGGTAGTCGATGGCGGTCGCGGCCTGTTCCAACAGCACGTACGACTGCGCCCAGTCCGCCACGTGCGGCATTCGCGTCCGCTTGCGTGCTCCGGCGGCCAACGCGACCAGGTTGGCCCGCTCGTCCTGGTCGACCCGGCACAGGTCGGCGATGCGGTGGAGTTCGGCGGTCGCCGGGACGCGGGTGCCGGTCTCCACCTTCGACATCTTGCCCGGGTACCAACCGAGTTGGGCGTCCTCGTCGATTCTGCGCAGGCTGACGTCGGCCCGCTCGCGGTAGGTGCGAAGGCGCTGTCCGAGTTCGACGCGCAGCGGGTTCGGGACGGCCATCCAGCTTCCTCCACCTGATCGTGTCCTGCACATCCCCCAATCAGAGAATGGCTATCTGAATATCTCCAGTTATATGGTCCAGATGTACCGAAGGCTAACTGTTGCGTGAAAGCACATCAGGAGCGGACATCGTGGAAAACGTCGTGACCAGCGTCGGAATGATCGTCGATGACGAGGTGGCGGTCACCCTGCGTTCCGGGCTGGGGGCGGCCATGCTCACGATCGGGGACGAGGTGGAGATTCTGTTGACCGAAGCGCACGTCCGCTCGCTCTGCGAACAGGCTGTCACCGTTCTGGGTGATCTTCGGGCCATCGAACTGGCGGGTCAGGCCGTGGACTCCGCCGAATGCGCCGGAGCGCGGGCCGACCTGGCCGCCACGCGTGCGTTCGCGGCGGCCGAAGCCGCGACCCGGGCCGTGAACGACGACCTCGCGCGACAGACCCGTGAAGCCGCCCGGTCCGCTTCCGACGCGGCCGACCGGGTCCGGACGACGGTCGCCGGGACCCGGTCGGCCTGACGTCAGCGGCGGCGGTCGATCCGGCGGACCAGGCGGCGGCCGGCGGGGTTGAGGACCGGCTTTCCGTTCTTCACCACCACCAGGAACTTGAAGAGCATTCCGTTGCCCTCAAGGCGTTTGAACAACGCCTCCGCCGTCGGCCGGCCCTCCGGGTCGAACTCGGCCAACTGGCGTTCGATCGCCCGCCTCGTCCGCAGCGGCACCCACCACGTCGTGACGAGCAGTAGCACCAGACCGAACGCCAACGCGGTGCCCAGCACCGCCTCCCAGCCCTCGAAACGCAGGTCCGACACCTGGATCACGCCCGCGACGGCCAAGAACCCCGCGCCGTACACGGCCGACCAACCGGCCGTCGCCGACGCGGGCGGCTGGGCGTCCTCCGTCCGCCACGTGTCCCCGAGGCGCCGCCACCGCCGCAGCGAACTGCCCAACCAGTACGCGGCCACCCCGCCGAACACGGTCGACCCCAGCCACGCGACGCCCACCCACAGCGGGGCCAGGTCGTACCACCGCCACCGGATCACCGCCCACACCCCGGCGCCGACCAGCACCACGATCGCCGCCCGTACCAACGTCCGGGGTTCGACCCGGATCCGCCGCAGCACGGCCAACGGCGTGCCCACCGGCGCGGGCAGGCTGCCGATCAGCAGCAACGCCAGCACCACCAGCACCACCCCGCCGACCGCGACCGCACCCGTCGACCCGTCCCCGGACCCGATGTGCTCCCGCGCACCGTCGACCGCGACCACCGCCAGCGGCAGCACCGGCGCGAGCAACACCAAGCCGTGCAACAACGTCCCGGTCCGCAACGCCGCGTACCCGAACGCCGCCAGCACCGTGCCGCCGCCCAGCGCCGCCGCCGGTCCCACGGCCCACGCGGGCAACAGGTCGAACAACGCCAGCACCAGCAGCGCGCCGCCCAACGCGAACCCGAGCAACCCCAGGAACTGCGCCAGCCGCCCGCCCCGCGTCAACCCGGTGATCGTCCAGTACGGCAGCAACGCCGCCCCGCGCAACGCCCGCGTCAACGGCTTCGCCGGGCCGAACCCCGAGTTCTCCCCGTCCACCACGGTGATCGCGACGGCGGCGGCCGTGGCGGCGGTCCGGATCACCTGGTCGCTCCCGGCCTCCTGCACCAGCGGCTCGCGCCCGATCCCGGCCCGGTCGAACGCCTCCAGCGCCTCCAGCCCCACGGTCACCCGGTCGGCCTGGGTGCGCACCGGGAACTTCGCCAGCAACCGGTCGTGCTCCTCCAGGAACAGCTCGCCGCGCGAACGCCGGTCGGCGCCCTCGATCCGGTCGGCCAGGATCGCCGCGCGCAACCCCGGCAGCTCCTCGCAGATGATGTGCACGTGCAACGCCCACGCCGCCAGTTCGGCCAGGGCCGGGCACGTCGGCGGGTGGTCGTCGTCCGGGTTCGCGTACACGGCCGTCAGCTCGGCGACCGCCTTGTCCACGGCCGGCACCAACCGGTCGGGCACCTCGCCGAACAACTTCGCCACCAGGTCCGCCACGGTCGACGCGGCCCGCTTCGCCGGGTCGGGTTCCCGCTCGTGCGCACCGCTGAGCTTGTCGATCCGCACCAGCCGACGCGGGTCGAAGATCACCTTGCTGAGCATGGTCGCGCCGTCGAGCCGACCCCAGATCCAGTCGTTGACCCGCCACGACCGCTTCAGGAACCCGGAGAACCGGCCCAGTGACGCACCGCCGGCCTTGTCGTCCGGCGTGATGCTGTAGTCCGCGAAAGCGTTGCGCGTGCGCAGACTGATCTGCACCAGCTCGACCGCCTGGTCCATGCCGTCGCGCTCGTCGTCGGCCAGGCATGTGGCCGCGATCTCCAACGCGATCACCCGCGACAGCCGGACGTCCTCGGCCGACAGCCCGGCCTCGGCCTCGGTGGGCGGTTCCGCCAGGAGCTTGCACCACGACCGCAGCCCGCCCATGTCCAGCCGCGTGTCGTCCAACAGCGGCAGGATCTCGTGCGCCACGCCGAACACCGCGACGATCCGCTCGACCAGCGTCCGCACCCGGTCGCCGGGGGAGTCCGCGCCGAGCATGGTGGCCGCGTAGCCGTCGATCCGCCGCGTCCAGTAGTCCCGGTCCAGGTTCTCCGCGACGCCGGGCTGCCAGTGCGCGTCCACGTCACGCCGCGCCTCGCGCAGCTCGGTCCGGATCGCGTAAAGCTCGGTGCGGGCACCCGCGATGCTCGGGCACGCCTTGGCGAACGGCTCCTCCCGCGTGTCCGGCACGACCCACACCATGCGCTTGAGCAGGTCCATCGCGGCGGCGGTCAGGCGTTCGGCCATCGAGATGCCCCACGGCCACCCGGATCCCGGCGCGGCGAACGGCAGCGATTCCTTCGGCACGTACGGCAGCGAACCGCGCTTCTTCCGGTATGCCCGCTGCGCCGCCTCGGCCGCCGCGCGCACCCGTTCGAACGTCCACCCGGCCTTGTTCGACCCGACCACGGCCAACTGTCGCGTGGTCAGGTCGCGGGCGGCGTGCCGCATGCGCACGTCCTCGAAGTGGTCGTGCAGCGTGTCGGTCAGCGCGTAGAGCTTGTCGGTCACCGACCCGTCGCCCGCGAGCCGGTCCAGCAGCGCGTTGCGCCCGCCGCGACGCGACGCGGCCCGCCGGTTGTGCTCCTCGATCCGCTCCACGTAGGTCCGGTTGCCCTGGCTGGTCAACGCCCCCAGCAGCCGCCCGCCGGTGCCCAGGGTGCTGGGCACGCCGTCGGCCACCACGTCGGTGGACGTGTCGGGCGCGTGCGGGAACACCAGCAGCATCACCCGGCGCACCGGTCCTTCGGCGGGCATCCGGTCGATGGCCTCCAACGCCTCGCGCGTGGGCGTGTTGACCAGCACGCCGCCGTCGACCACGAACCGCGACAGGTCCGACTCGCCGTCCGCCCACGACGCCACGGCCGCCATGTCCGGTCGTCCGTCCACGGAGGCGCCGACCGGCACGTACGACGGCTCGAACGCGAACGGGAACGACGCCGACGACCGGGCCGCCAACGCCATGCGCTCCACCAGGTCCGGCACGGCACCGGGGCGGAAGTCGTCGCGGCCGGCCGGGTCGCGGCGGAACGAGAAGCTGCCCTGGTGGCTGGACTGGACGAGTTCCTGGCCCAGGTCGTCGTAGGTCACCGTGGGCACGCCCGCGAGCAGCGTCGTGGTGATCCGCAGGTCGACGGGCCGGTCCGCGGCCGGTGTCGGCGAGTAGTCGGCGGCCAGCCGTTCGAGTGCCTCCCGCAGGCGCGGCAGGAAGAACTCGTCACCTTTGAGCAACGACACGGGTGCGCCCCGGAACGGCGTGCGCAGCAGCTGTTCCATGCGGCCCTGCTCGGCCCACAGGTCGCGCAGCCGTTCCAGCTTGGCGTTCGCGTTGACCTGGGACAGGGCCAGGGCGGCACCGTTGATGCCGCCCGCGGACGTCCCGCTGATCACGTCGGCCCGCGCCGTGCTCCCGACCAGGTCGAGCAGGTCGCCGTACCCGTCGAGCGACCGGGTCAGCCGGTCCAGTTCCAGTACCACTCCGCCCATCCACACGGCGAGGCTGACCCCGCCGTTGAGGACGACGGCGAAGCGGATCTGTTCACGCGGCATGTTCGTCATCCGCGTTCCCCTCCCTGTGGCAGCGGAACGGATCATTCCCGCAACGGTGTCTCGTCGAACGGGGAACTCGGGTTACTGCGCCGTTCGGGTTTCCGCCGATCGGGCTACGCGGCACCCGGCAGCGGATCTCGGCGGATCAAGGGCATGACCTGCTTTCGGGCCACGAACAGGCACACCGCGAACGCCACCAGCGCGCCCGTCACCGCCTGCGGCACGGTGTAGGCACGGCCGTCGAACGCGGACCCGGTCGGCGGCAGGATCACCGCGATCACCGCGCTCACGGTCGTGGCGAAGATCCGGAACCGCTTGGCCAGCACGCCCGTGGCCAGCGGCAACGCCGCCCACAGCACGTACCACGGCTGCAACACGGGTCCGAGCACGAGCACCGCGCCCAACCCCGCGCCCAGCCCGTTGACCGCCTTGATCCGCCCCCGGAACGCGTTCCACAGCAGCCACGCGCCCAGCACCACGGACACGGCCTGGGTGAGCACGCGCATCAGCGTGATCATCGCGTCGGTGTGGTTGCCCAGCTTGAACACCAGGCCCAGGCCGCCGCCGAGGAAGCCCATCGCGGTCGGCGGCGACATCCAGCTCTTCACCGTGCCCGCCACGTTCAGCGTCTCGATCCAGCCGAAGCCCAGGCCCGTGCCCAGGCAGGTCGCGGTCATCACGACCCCGGACACCGCGGCCAGCAGCAGCGCCGATCTCAGCAGGTCGACGAACCGCCCGCCGAGGCGTCTGGCGATCATCACGCCGAGGAAGCCCAGCGCCAACGCGGCCGGGATCTTCACCGCCGCGCCCATCGTGATCAACGTCGCGCCCAGCACGATGAACCCCAGCTCGTCCAACGACAGCGGCACGTCCGTCGTCTTCGGCATGCGGCGCAACGCCACCTCGAGGCCCACCAGCATCAGGCCGATCGCCAGGCCCTCGTTGTGCACGCCCACGACCAGGTGGAACAGCACCAGCGGGTTGGCCGCGCCCAGCCACAGCGCGCTGACCGGCGGCACGCCGAACCGCACGGCCAGCCGGGGCAGCGCCCACACGATCATGACCAGGCCCAGCAGCACCAGCAGCCGGTGCAGGAACACGCCGGGCAGCACGCTGTCGCCGGTCACCATCGAGATCGCCCGGCCCGCGGCGAGGAACAGCGGCCCGTAGGGCGCCGGCGTCTCGCGCCAGATGTTCGGCACGTTCGTGGTCAACGGGTGGTCCACGCCCAACGCGGTGGCCGGGCCGAGTTCGTACGGGTCCTGGCCGTTGGCCGCGATCTGCGACTGGGCCAGGTAGCTGTAGACGTCGCGGCTGAACATCGGCAGCGAGAAGACCAGCGGCGTGATCCACATCAGCAGCGTCCGGTCGAGCTGGCTGCGCGTCATCAGCCGGGGCCGGCCGGGACGGGCGAACCGGCCCAGCCACAGCCACGCGGACACGACCAGGAACATGCCGGTCCACGTCACGCCCATGGTCGCGCTGGGCATGCGGGCGAACAGGCCCAGCACGGGCGTGCCGGGCAGCGGGCTGAACACCGGGGCGGCACCCGCGCCCAGCGAGCCCACCACGAGCAGCAACGCGCCGACCGTGCCCCACCGCCGGATGACGTCGAGCTGCCGGCGTTCGGCCGCGTCGAGCGGTTCCGCCTCGGCCAGCTCGTCCCGGTTGGTCATCGCCACTCCACCCGCCACCACGCCGGAAGGGTAGCGATCGACCGGGTGCCGTGAGACGGGTCACCCGGTGACGACCCCCGCTTTGCCCCGGCCGGGGAAATAAGCAACACTGGTGTTGTGAAAAACACCGGGACCGACTCGACCGCCGTGCCCGCCGGGCACGACGGGCGGACCCGGCACAGCGTGGCGCGGCTGTTGCTGGAGCAGGGCCCGGTGACCGCGGCGGCCGTCGCGGAACAACTCGGCCTGAGCCCCACGGCCGTCCGCCGGCACATCGACGCGCTGGTCGCCGACGGTGAGGCCACCAGTCGTGAGGCGCCGCGCCGCGGCACCCGCGGCCGGGGGCGTCCGGCCAAGCTGTTCCTGCTCACCGAGCAGGGACGGGCGCGGTTCGGGCACGCCTACGACGACCTCGCCGTGGCCGCGTTGCGGTTCCTCGCCGAACAGGGCGGGGAGGAGGCGGTACGGGCCTTCGCCGGACGACGCGTCGCCGCGTTCGTCGACCGGCACCGCGCCGCGATCGTGGCGCAGCCGGACGCCGCCGGACGGGCCAAGGCCCTGGCGTCCGCGCTGACCAGGGAGGGTTACGCTGCCTCGGCGCGCCACGTCGGCGCGGGGGAGCAGCTCTGCCAGCACCTGTGCCCGGTCGCGCACGTGGCGGCCGAGTTCCCGCAGCTGTGCGAGACCGAGACGGCGGCGTTCGCGGCCGTGCTCGGCACGCACGTGCAGCGGCTGGCGACGATCGCCCGCGGCGACGCCGTGTGCACCACGCACATCCCGAACACACCACGTACCACCCTCGGCGACGCCGAGAACCGGACCGCAGTTGGAGGCGAGCCCGCATGACTGCCGCTGCCGAGCAGCGCACCACCACGAACCCGCTGAGCCAGGAGGAGACCCTGGCGAGCATCGGGAACTACGAGTTCGGCTGGTCGGACTCGGACGTGGCAGGCGCGAGCGCACGCCGGGGACTGAACGAGGACGTCGTCCGGGGGATCTCGGCGCTGAAGAACGAGCCCGAGTGGATGCTCGACTTCCGCCTCAAGGCGTTGCGCCTGTTCGACCGCAAGCCGATGCCCACCTGGGGCTCGGACCTGTCGTCGATCGACTTCGACAACATCAAGTACTTCGTGCGCTCCACGGAGAAGCAGGCCGCCAGCTGGGAGGACCTGCCCGAGGACATCAAGAACACCTACGACCGGCTGGGCATCCCCGAGGCGGAGAAGCAGCGCCTGGTCGCCGGTGTCGCCGCGCAGTACGAGTCCGAGGTCGTCTACCACAAGATCCGCGAGGACCTCGAAGAGCAGGGCGTGATCTTCCTCGACACCGACACCGGTCTCAAGGAGCACCCCGAGCTGTTCAAGGAGTACTTCGGCTCGGTCATCCCGTCCGGGGACAACAAGTTCTCCGCGCTGAACTCGGCCGTGTGGTCGGGCGGTTCGTTCATCTACGTGCCGAAGGGCGTGCACGTGGAGATCCCGCTCCAGGCCTACTTCCGGATCAACACCGAGAACATGGGCCAGTTCGAGCGGACGCTGATCATCGTCGACGAAGACGCCTACGTGCACTACGTCGAAGGCTGCACCGCGCCGATCTACTCGTCGGACTCGCTGCACTCGGCCGTCGTGGAGATCGTCGTGAAGAAGGGCGGCCGGTGCCGCTACACGACGATCCAGAACTGGTCGAACAACGTCTACAACCTGGTCACCAAGCGCGCCAAGGCCGAGGCCGGCGCGACCATGGAGTGGATCGACGGCAACATCGGCTCCAAGGTCACCATGAAGTACCCGGCCGTGTTCCTCATGGGCGAGCACGCCAAGGGCGAGGTCCTCTCGATCGCGTTCGCGGGCGAGGGCCAGCACCAGGACGCGGGCGCGAAGATGGTCCACATGGCGCCGTACACGTCGTCGACCATCGTGTCGAAGTCGGTGGCGCGCGGCGGCGGCCGGACCTCCTACCGGGGCCTGGTCCAGGTCAACAAGCGGGCGCACCACTCGAAGTCCACGGTCAAGTGCGACGCGCTGCTGGTCGACACGATCAGCCGCTCGGACACCTACCCGTACGTCGACGTCCGCGAGGACGACGTGTCCATGGGCCACGAGGCGACCGTCTCCAAGGTCTCCGAGGACCAGCTGTTCTATCTGATGTCGCGCGGCCTGGACGAGGACGAGGCCATGGCCATGATCGTGCGCGGGTTCGTCGAGCCCATCGCGCGCGAACTGCCCATGGAGTACGCGCTCGAACTGAACCGCCTGATCGAACTGCAGATGGAAGGGGCCGTCGGCTGACATGGCCGTCACCACCGAGAACCAGCACGGCCTCGCGGAGCACTCGCACGGCGCGGGTGCCCCGGTGTCCTCCCGCGCGGACCACTTCGCGTCGTTCGACGTCGAAGCGTTCGAAATCCCGGGCGGACGCGAGGAGATCTGGCGCTTCACGCCCCTGAAGCGTTTGCGCGACCTGCACGCCGGTGCCGCCGCGACCGGGCGGGCCGCCGTCGAGGTCAAGGCCGCCGAGGGTGTCGTCGTCGAGACCGTCGCCAAGGGCGACGCGCGGCTCGGCGTCGCGGGCACCCCGGGCGACCGGGTCGCCGCCCAGGCCTGGACCTCGACGACCGAGGCCACCGTCGTGACGCTGCCCGGTGACGCGAAGGTCGAGCCGACCACGGTCACGATCACCGGTCCCGGCGTCGACGGCGTCGCCTACGGCCACGTGCAGATCCACGCCAAGCGGTTCGCCGAGGGCGTCGTCGTGCTCGACCACCGCGGCTCCGGCGCGTACGCCGACAACGTGGAGTTCGTCGTCGAGGACGGCGCGCACCTGACCGTCGTCGCGATCCAGGACTGGGCCGACGACGCCGTCCACGTCTCCGCGCACCACGCGAAGCTGGGCCGCGACGCCACGTTCAAGCACACCGTCGTCAGCCTCGGCGGCGACGTCGTGCGCATCACGCCCGTGGTCACCTACGCGGGCCGCGGCGGCGACGCCGAACTGCTCGGCCTGTACTTCGCCGACGCCGGCCAGCACCTGGAGCACCGGCCGTTCATCGACCACGCGGTCGCCAACTGCCGCAGCAACGTCGTCTACAAGGGCGCGCTGCAGGGCGAGGACGCGCGCACCGTGTGGATCGGCGACGTGCTGATCCGCGCGGCGGCCGAGGGCACCGAGACGTTCGAGCTGAACCGCAACCTGGTGCTCACCGACGGCGCGCGCGCCGACTCGGTGCCCAACCTGGAGATCGAGACCGGCGAGATCGAGGGCGCGGGCCACGCGTCGGCGACCGGCCGGTTCGACGACGAGCAGCTGTTCTACCTCCAGGCCCGGGGCATCCCCCAGGAGCAGGCCCGCCGCCTGGTCGTGCGCGGCTTCTTCCACGAGCTCCTGCTCAAGATCTCCGTGCCCGAGGTGCGCGAGCGCCTGGAGGCCGCGATCGAGGCCGAGCTCGAAGCGGTGGGGGCTTGATCAGGGTGTGCCCGCTGGCCGACCTCGACGACCGCAAACCGGTCGCGTTCGAGGTCGGCGACGAGAACACCCCCGTCGTGCTCGTCCGCGACGGCGACACCGTGCACGCGCTGCGCGACCTGTGCACGCACGCCGAGGTGTCGCTGAGCGAGGGCGACGTGACCCGCAAGGGGATCGAGTGCTGGCTGCACGGGTCGTGCTTCGACCTGCGCACCGGCCGCCCGTCGTCCCCGCCCGCGACCGAGCCGGTCGACGTGTTCGCCGTAGAACTGCGCGGTGGTGACGTCCACGTGGACGTCACCACCACCACGAACTGACTTCCGCACCAGGAGAGACGAAACACCGATGGCCACTCTGGAGATCAAGGACCTGCACGTCTCGGTCACGACCGACGAGGCGTCCAAGGAGATCCTCAAGGGCGTCGACCTGACCATCAAGGCCGGCGAGACGCACGCGATCATGGGCCCCAACGGCTCCGGCAAGTCCACGCTGTCGTACGCGATCGCGGGCCACCCCAAGTACGAGATCACCTCGGGCAGCGTGCTGCTCGACGGCGAGGACGTGCTGGAGATGAGCGTCGACGAGCGCGCCCGCGCGGGCATCTTCCTCGCCATGCAGTACCCGGTCGAGGTGCCCGGCGTGTCCATGTCGAACTTCCTGCGCACCGCGGCCACGGCCGTGCGCGGCGAGGCACCGGCCCTGCGCCACTGGGTCAAGGAGGTCAAGGGCGCGATGGCCGACCTCGACATCGACCCGGCGTTCGCCGAGCGTTCGGTCAACGAGGGCTTCTCCGGCGGCGAGAAGAAGCGCCACGAGATCCTCCAGCTCGGCCTGCTCCAGCCGAAGATCGCGATCCTGGACGAGACCGACTCGGGCCTGGACGTCGACGCGCTGCGCGTCGTGTCCGAGGGCGTGAACCGGTACAAGGCCTCCGGCGAGGCGGGCGTGCTGCTGATCACGCACTACACCCGCATCCTCAAGTACATCTCGCCCGACTTCGTGCACGTGTTCGCGGGCGGTCGCGTCGTCGAGTCCGGCGGCCCGGAACTGGCCGAGCGGCTCGAGGCCGAGGGTTACGTGAAGTACACCGGCAAGCCGGAAGTCGCCGGCATCGGCTGACGTTGTCCCCAGTGTGGATTTGTTGACGAGAGGAGGCGTCGGAGAAGTGACCACCACCGCTACTCCACTGGACGTCACCGCCATCCGCGCGGACTTCCCGATCCTGGGCCGCACCGTGCGCGAGGGCAAGCGGCTGGTCTACCTCGACTCCGGCGCCACCTCGCAGCGGCCGAGGCAGGTCCTCGACGCCGAGCGCGCGTTCCTGGAGACCGCCAACGCGGCCGTGCACCGCGGCGCGCACCAGCTCGCCGAGGAGGCGACGGACGCGTACGAGGTCGCCCGGCGCAAGATCGCCGCGTTCGTCGGGGTCGACGAGGGCGAGATCGTGTTCACCAAGAACGCGACCGAGGGCGTCAACCTGGTCGCGTACGCGATGGGCAACGCCGCGACCGCCGGCCCCGAGGCGCACCGGTTCCGGATCGGGCCCGGCGACGAGATCGTCGTCACCGAGATGGAGCACCACGCGAACCTCGTGCCGTGGCAGCAGCTCGCGCAGCGGACCGGTGCGACGCTGCGCTGGTTCGGCGTCACCGACGAGGGCCGGCTCGACCTGTCCGATGTGGACGGTGTGATCACGGCGCGCACCAAGGTCGTCGCGTTCACCCAGCAGTCCAACGTGCTGGGCACCGTCAACCCGGTCGCGCCGCTGGTCGCCGCCGCGAAGGCGGTCGGCGCGCTGGTCGTGCTCGACGCGTGCCAGTCCGTGCCGCACAGCGCGGTCGACTTCCACGCGCTGGACGTCGACTTCGCGGTGTTCTCCGGGCACAAGATGCTCGGCCCCACCGGCATCGGCGTGCTGTACGGGCGTCGCGAACTGCTGGAGGCGCTGCCGCCGTTCCTCACCGGCGGGTCGATGATCGAGACGGTGCGGATGGAGGGCTCGACGTTCGCGCCCCCGCCCGCCCGCTTCGAGGCCGGTACCCCGGTGACCTCGCAGGCCGTCGCGCTCGGCGCGGCCGTGGACTACCTGTCCGCGATCGGCATGGACCGGATCGCCGAGCACGAGCACGTGCTGACCGAGGCGGCGCTGCGCGGCCTGGCCGAGATCCCCGGCGTGCGGATCGTCGGCCCGACCGAGGCGGTCGACCGGGGCGGCGCGGTGTCGTTCGTGCTGGAGGGCGTGCACGCCCACGACGCCGGCCAGGTGCTCGACAGCCTCGGCGTCGAGGTGCGCGTCGGCCACCACTGCGCGTGGCCGTTGCACCGCCGGCTGGACGCGGCGGCGACCGTGCGCGCGAGCTTCTACCTCTACAACACGCTCGACGAGGTCGCCGCGCTGCTCGACGGCGTCCGCGAGGCGCAGAAGTTCTTCGGGACGGCGTGACATGCAGCTGAACCAGATGTACCAGGAGATCATCCTGGACCACTACAAGAACCCGCACGGCCGCGGCCTGCGCGACCCGTACGACGCCGAATCGCACCAGGTCAACCCGACCTGCGGCGACGAGGTGACGCTGCGGGTCAGGCTCGACGCGGGCACGGTCGCGGACGTGTCCTACGACGGCCAGGGCTGCTCGATCAG includes the following:
- a CDS encoding non-heme iron oxygenase ferredoxin subunit, with the protein product MCPLADLDDRKPVAFEVGDENTPVVLVRDGDTVHALRDLCTHAEVSLSEGDVTRKGIECWLHGSCFDLRTGRPSSPPATEPVDVFAVELRGGDVHVDVTTTTN
- the sufD gene encoding Fe-S cluster assembly protein SufD, translated to MAVTTENQHGLAEHSHGAGAPVSSRADHFASFDVEAFEIPGGREEIWRFTPLKRLRDLHAGAAATGRAAVEVKAAEGVVVETVAKGDARLGVAGTPGDRVAAQAWTSTTEATVVTLPGDAKVEPTTVTITGPGVDGVAYGHVQIHAKRFAEGVVVLDHRGSGAYADNVEFVVEDGAHLTVVAIQDWADDAVHVSAHHAKLGRDATFKHTVVSLGGDVVRITPVVTYAGRGGDAELLGLYFADAGQHLEHRPFIDHAVANCRSNVVYKGALQGEDARTVWIGDVLIRAAAEGTETFELNRNLVLTDGARADSVPNLEIETGEIEGAGHASATGRFDDEQLFYLQARGIPQEQARRLVVRGFFHELLLKISVPEVRERLEAAIEAELEAVGA
- the sufC gene encoding Fe-S cluster assembly ATPase SufC; the encoded protein is MATLEIKDLHVSVTTDEASKEILKGVDLTIKAGETHAIMGPNGSGKSTLSYAIAGHPKYEITSGSVLLDGEDVLEMSVDERARAGIFLAMQYPVEVPGVSMSNFLRTAATAVRGEAPALRHWVKEVKGAMADLDIDPAFAERSVNEGFSGGEKKRHEILQLGLLQPKIAILDETDSGLDVDALRVVSEGVNRYKASGEAGVLLITHYTRILKYISPDFVHVFAGGRVVESGGPELAERLEAEGYVKYTGKPEVAGIG
- a CDS encoding cysteine desulfurase; its protein translation is MTTTATPLDVTAIRADFPILGRTVREGKRLVYLDSGATSQRPRQVLDAERAFLETANAAVHRGAHQLAEEATDAYEVARRKIAAFVGVDEGEIVFTKNATEGVNLVAYAMGNAATAGPEAHRFRIGPGDEIVVTEMEHHANLVPWQQLAQRTGATLRWFGVTDEGRLDLSDVDGVITARTKVVAFTQQSNVLGTVNPVAPLVAAAKAVGALVVLDACQSVPHSAVDFHALDVDFAVFSGHKMLGPTGIGVLYGRRELLEALPPFLTGGSMIETVRMEGSTFAPPPARFEAGTPVTSQAVALGAAVDYLSAIGMDRIAEHEHVLTEAALRGLAEIPGVRIVGPTEAVDRGGAVSFVLEGVHAHDAGQVLDSLGVEVRVGHHCAWPLHRRLDAAATVRASFYLYNTLDEVAALLDGVREAQKFFGTA